A genomic region of Mycolicibacterium poriferae contains the following coding sequences:
- the whiB1 gene encoding transcriptional regulator WhiB1, with translation MDWRHKAVCRDEDPELFFPVGNSGPALAQIADAKLVCARCPVTAECLSWALESGQDAGVWGGMSEDERRALKRRNARTKARTGV, from the coding sequence ATGGATTGGCGCCACAAGGCGGTGTGTCGCGACGAGGATCCCGAACTGTTCTTCCCGGTCGGGAACAGCGGTCCGGCGCTCGCTCAGATCGCTGACGCGAAGCTCGTCTGCGCACGTTGCCCTGTCACCGCGGAGTGCCTGAGCTGGGCATTGGAGTCCGGTCAGGACGCCGGCGTGTGGGGCGGCATGAGCGAGGACGAGCGTCGCGCGCTCAAGCGTCGCAATGCCCGCACGAAGGCTCGCACCGGGGTCTGA
- a CDS encoding diacylglycerol/lipid kinase family protein: MRAVLIVNPNATSTTAAGRDLLAHALESRVQVTVAHTDHRGHAIEIAQQATADAVDVLIVHGGDGTVNEVVNGIRSALVPGAGGPAVGVVPGGSANVFARALGISPDPIEATNQLVDLLGDYRRGQAWRRIGLMDCGERWAVFTAGMGVDGDVVAAVEAQRAKGRKVTASRYIRVAVREMLASARREPQLTVELPDAEPISGVHFAFVSNSSPWTYANSRPVWTNPDTTFETGLGVFAITSMNVWSNLRLVRQMLARKPRLTAKHLIRDDNLPWLKVTSDTPVACQIDGDFVGARDSMRFTAVPDALAVVAPPVAPPK, encoded by the coding sequence GTGCGTGCCGTGCTGATCGTGAACCCCAATGCGACCTCGACCACGGCGGCAGGCCGGGATCTTCTGGCCCATGCGCTGGAAAGCCGGGTACAGGTGACCGTCGCCCACACCGACCACCGCGGCCACGCGATCGAGATCGCGCAGCAGGCCACCGCCGACGCGGTCGACGTGCTGATCGTGCACGGCGGCGACGGCACGGTGAACGAGGTGGTCAACGGCATCCGCAGCGCGCTCGTCCCCGGTGCGGGCGGCCCGGCCGTCGGCGTCGTGCCGGGCGGGTCGGCCAATGTGTTCGCCCGCGCCCTGGGCATCAGCCCCGACCCCATCGAGGCCACCAATCAGCTGGTCGATCTGCTCGGCGACTACCGGCGTGGGCAGGCGTGGCGCCGGATCGGGCTGATGGACTGCGGCGAGCGCTGGGCGGTGTTCACCGCCGGCATGGGCGTGGACGGGGACGTGGTGGCTGCGGTGGAAGCCCAGCGGGCGAAGGGCCGCAAGGTCACCGCGTCGCGCTACATCCGGGTCGCGGTCCGCGAGATGCTGGCCAGCGCGCGGCGCGAGCCGCAGCTGACGGTCGAGCTACCGGACGCCGAGCCGATCTCGGGCGTGCATTTCGCGTTCGTGTCGAACTCCAGTCCGTGGACCTACGCCAACAGCCGTCCGGTGTGGACGAACCCGGACACGACGTTCGAGACGGGTCTGGGCGTGTTCGCCATCACCAGCATGAACGTGTGGTCGAACTTGCGGCTGGTGCGCCAGATGCTGGCCCGCAAGCCGCGGCTGACGGCGAAGCATCTGATCCGCGACGACAACCTGCCGTGGCTGAAGGTGACCAGTGACACGCCGGTGGCCTGTCAGATCGATGGGGATTTCGTCGGCGCGCGGGATTCGATGCGGTTCACCGCGGTTCCGGATGCGCTCGCCGTGGTCGCCCCGCCGGTCGCGCCGCCGAAATAG
- the mymT gene encoding copper-binding metallothionein MymT, which yields MAVVAEGTVLTCAHDGCGCRVLIQSECHCEGSDQSYRCACGTEMVPVSE from the coding sequence ATGGCCGTGGTTGCCGAGGGCACCGTGCTGACCTGCGCGCACGACGGGTGCGGGTGCCGGGTGCTGATTCAGTCCGAATGCCACTGCGAGGGCTCCGACCAGTCCTACAGGTGCGCCTGCGGGACGGAGATGGTGCCGGTCAGCGAGTAG
- the aroQ gene encoding type II 3-dehydroquinate dehydratase — MTERRLLLVNGPNLNLLGTRQPEVYGTTTLAQIEARVTEVAAQAGLQVRTVQSNHEGVLVDAIHAAAGDCAAIVINPAAYSHTSVAIADALRSVGLPVAEVHLSNIHAREQFRHHSYVSAVAEMVVAGAGPLGYEMAVQYLAERLAR, encoded by the coding sequence GTGACCGAACGTCGACTGCTGCTCGTCAACGGGCCGAACCTGAACCTGCTGGGCACCCGCCAGCCTGAGGTGTACGGCACCACCACGCTGGCCCAGATCGAAGCCCGCGTCACGGAGGTCGCCGCGCAGGCGGGGCTGCAGGTCCGCACCGTCCAGAGCAACCACGAAGGTGTGCTCGTCGACGCCATCCACGCCGCGGCCGGCGACTGTGCGGCCATCGTCATCAACCCCGCCGCCTACAGCCACACCTCGGTGGCCATCGCCGATGCGTTGCGTTCGGTCGGGCTGCCGGTGGCCGAGGTGCATCTGAGCAACATCCACGCCCGCGAGCAGTTCCGCCACCACTCCTACGTCTCGGCGGTCGCGGAGATGGTGGTGGCCGGCGCCGGTCCGCTCGGCTACGAAATGGCGGTGCAGTACCTGGCCGAGCGGCTCGCGCGGTGA
- a CDS encoding GNAT family N-acetyltransferase translates to MTETIRAARPGDEAELTAMVHELADFEHAASECTVTETQLGSALFGPQPTVHAHLVEVDGQAAAAALWFLNFSTWDGVPGIYLEDLFVRPQFRRRGLARKLLATLARTCVDNGYTRLSWAVLDWNVNAIALYDGVGGAPQSEWITYRVSGPRLSALAAESG, encoded by the coding sequence GTGACTGAGACGATCCGCGCGGCGCGGCCGGGTGACGAGGCCGAACTGACCGCCATGGTCCACGAGCTGGCCGATTTCGAGCACGCCGCGTCCGAGTGCACGGTGACCGAAACCCAGCTTGGTTCGGCACTTTTCGGGCCGCAACCGACGGTGCACGCACATCTCGTCGAGGTCGACGGGCAGGCCGCGGCCGCGGCGTTGTGGTTCTTGAACTTCTCGACGTGGGACGGGGTGCCCGGCATCTACCTCGAGGACCTGTTCGTGCGGCCACAGTTCCGCCGCCGCGGTCTGGCCCGCAAGCTGTTGGCCACGTTGGCGCGGACCTGTGTCGACAACGGCTACACGCGGCTGAGCTGGGCGGTGCTGGACTGGAACGTCAACGCGATCGCGCTGTACGACGGGGTGGGCGGCGCCCCGCAGAGCGAATGGATCACCTACCGGGTGTCCGGACCCCGCTTGTCGGCGTTGGCCGCCGAGTCCGGCTGA
- a CDS encoding isochorismate synthase encodes MTREPTFVLAGPDGALVADGVHTAFGQIGDARAALASHSASIVVGALPFDTSKPAALIRPQSVRFSDAMPHWPHRELPTVTVAELVPDAEAHRARIATALEQLRDSGNPLHKVVLARALQLSADGPLDARSVLNALAAADAQATKYLVDLSAAGEGFSGTVLVGASPELLVARRGDQVLCRPFAGSAPRLPDPDDDAASGAALADSAKNRHEHQLVVDALAAALDPLCADLQIAPEPQLSKTAAVWHLYTPISGRLREKSTTALDLAVALHPTPAVGGSPTAPATALIEQLEGDRGFYAGAVGWCDQRGDGRWVVSIRCAQLSADRRTALAHSGGGIVAESDPDDELAETTTKFRTILSALGVSGD; translated from the coding sequence GTGACCCGCGAACCCACGTTCGTCCTGGCCGGCCCGGACGGTGCGCTCGTCGCCGACGGGGTGCACACGGCGTTCGGCCAGATCGGCGACGCCCGGGCCGCACTGGCCTCACACAGCGCGTCGATCGTGGTAGGCGCATTGCCGTTCGACACGTCCAAGCCGGCGGCGCTGATCCGGCCCCAGTCGGTGCGTTTCAGCGACGCGATGCCGCACTGGCCGCACCGTGAACTGCCCACCGTGACGGTCGCCGAACTGGTGCCCGACGCCGAGGCGCACCGCGCCCGAATCGCCACTGCGCTCGAGCAGTTGCGCGACAGCGGCAATCCGCTGCACAAGGTGGTGCTGGCGCGGGCCCTGCAGCTCAGCGCCGACGGTCCGCTGGACGCCCGCAGCGTGCTCAATGCGCTGGCTGCCGCCGACGCCCAGGCGACGAAGTATCTGGTCGACCTGTCCGCGGCCGGTGAGGGATTCTCCGGGACCGTGCTGGTGGGCGCCAGCCCCGAACTGCTGGTGGCCCGGCGTGGTGATCAGGTGCTGTGCCGGCCGTTCGCGGGTTCGGCGCCACGGCTGCCCGATCCGGACGACGACGCGGCCAGCGGGGCCGCGCTGGCCGATTCGGCGAAGAACCGCCACGAACATCAGCTGGTGGTCGACGCGCTGGCCGCCGCGCTCGATCCGCTGTGCGCCGACCTGCAGATCGCGCCCGAGCCTCAGCTGTCGAAGACCGCTGCGGTCTGGCATCTGTACACGCCCATCTCGGGTCGTCTGCGGGAAAAATCCACCACGGCTTTGGATCTGGCGGTGGCGCTACACCCGACGCCTGCGGTCGGCGGGTCTCCCACCGCGCCGGCCACCGCGCTGATCGAACAGCTCGAGGGCGACCGCGGTTTCTACGCCGGCGCGGTGGGCTGGTGTGACCAACGCGGCGACGGCCGCTGGGTGGTCTCGATCCGGTGCGCGCAGCTGTCGGCCGACCGGCGTACGGCCCTCGCCCACTCCGGGGGCGGGATCGTCGCCGAGTCCGACCCCGACGACGAACTCGCCGAGACGACAACGAAATTCCGAACCATTCTGAGTGCGTTGGGGGTGTCCGGTGACTGA
- a CDS encoding acid phosphatase → MALTEHRLILLRHGETEWSKTGKHTSRTELDLTPHGRGQAQAAADTLSQMALQDPYVVCSPRVRAQTTAELAGLTIDEVNPLISEWDYGDYEGTTTVEIRKAVPNWLVWTHGCPGGETSAQVCERADKAIALALTHLETRDVVFVGHGHFSRAVITRWIEQPVYEGIRFAMPAVSIAVCGFEHGVRQLTALGLTGHPDPATSA, encoded by the coding sequence GTGGCCCTCACCGAGCACCGGCTGATCCTGCTCCGTCATGGCGAGACGGAGTGGTCGAAGACCGGCAAGCACACCAGCCGGACCGAGCTCGACCTGACCCCTCACGGCCGCGGGCAGGCCCAGGCCGCGGCCGACACGCTGAGCCAGATGGCGCTGCAGGATCCCTACGTGGTGTGCAGCCCCCGGGTGCGCGCCCAGACCACCGCCGAGTTGGCCGGCCTGACCATCGACGAGGTCAATCCACTGATCAGCGAATGGGATTACGGCGACTACGAGGGCACCACGACCGTCGAGATCCGCAAGGCGGTGCCGAACTGGCTGGTGTGGACGCACGGTTGCCCGGGCGGGGAGACCTCGGCGCAGGTGTGTGAGCGGGCCGACAAGGCGATCGCGCTGGCGCTTACGCACCTGGAAACCCGCGACGTGGTGTTCGTCGGCCACGGGCACTTCTCCCGCGCTGTCATCACCCGGTGGATCGAGCAGCCCGTCTACGAGGGCATCCGCTTCGCCATGCCCGCGGTCTCGATCGCCGTGTGCGGCTTCGAACACGGGGTTCGCCAGTTGACCGCACTGGGGTTGACGGGCCATCCCGACCCGGCCACGTCGGCGTGA
- a CDS encoding ParA family protein, giving the protein MGSVTRVLAVANQKGGVAKTTTVASLGAAMVELDKRVLLVDLDPQGCLTFSLGQDPDKLAVSVHEVLLGDVEPDAALVSTAEGMTLLPANIDLAGAEAMLLMRAGREYALKRALAKVADSFDVVIIDCPPSLGVLTLNGLTAADDVIVPLQCETLAHRGVGQFLRTINDVQQITNADLTLLGALPTLYDSRTTHSRDVLLDVADRYSLPVIAPPIPRTVRFAEASASGSSVLTGRKNKGALAYRELATALLKHWKNGKGLPTFTPEV; this is encoded by the coding sequence ATGGGAAGCGTGACGCGGGTACTTGCTGTCGCCAATCAAAAGGGTGGGGTCGCCAAGACCACGACGGTGGCATCGCTGGGTGCGGCGATGGTGGAGCTGGACAAACGGGTGTTGCTCGTCGACCTCGACCCACAGGGATGTCTGACCTTCTCGCTGGGCCAGGACCCCGACAAGCTGGCGGTGTCGGTGCACGAGGTGCTGCTCGGCGATGTCGAACCCGACGCGGCGCTGGTCAGCACCGCCGAGGGAATGACGTTGCTGCCGGCCAACATCGACCTCGCCGGCGCCGAGGCCATGCTGCTGATGCGGGCCGGCCGGGAGTACGCGCTCAAACGCGCGCTGGCCAAGGTTGCCGACTCCTTCGACGTGGTCATCATCGACTGTCCGCCGTCGCTGGGGGTGCTGACCCTCAACGGACTGACCGCCGCCGACGACGTGATCGTGCCGCTGCAGTGCGAGACGCTGGCCCACCGCGGCGTCGGGCAGTTCCTGCGCACCATCAACGATGTCCAGCAGATCACCAATGCGGACCTGACGCTGCTGGGTGCGCTGCCGACGCTGTACGACTCGCGCACCACGCACAGCCGTGACGTGCTGCTCGATGTGGCCGACCGGTACTCGCTTCCGGTCATCGCCCCGCCCATTCCCCGCACGGTGCGCTTCGCCGAGGCCAGCGCATCGGGTTCGTCGGTGCTGACCGGTCGCAAGAACAAGGGCGCGCTGGCCTACCGGGAACTGGCGACCGCGCTGCTCAAGCACTGGAAGAACGGCAAGGGACTGCCCACCTTCACCCCGGAGGTGTGA